From the genome of Phyllostomus discolor isolate MPI-MPIP mPhyDis1 chromosome 12, mPhyDis1.pri.v3, whole genome shotgun sequence, one region includes:
- the LOC114489327 gene encoding zinc finger and SCAN domain-containing protein 5B-like: protein MAAHQTLQCGPGNPQEGRGPQLPPSALPQGSLPGRQGQDSEMWHVAFRAFTSSEDSDPVQDLQKLSELCRLWLRPDLHTPEQILDKLVLEQFMISMPLELQVLVKDYNVQSCKDLEDILRRQEKPKTWTIVTIEGQKFLVPNSDVQMAGVEVGDEDPVMGLSMKSRSFMCEAEVHGKNSQEVSQEPENQPEIKDVSREQGQTALSPETIPEEGNLVRVRPTQILEEDLMEDQEEMAVLAPPETQRLGCPDCKKTFIYESQLTIHQRSHTGERPFQCQLCPKKFTQPSDLRVHQRVHTGEKPYSCQICGKSFAHESTLRGHQKVHTGEKPYSCKICQKRFGHKGNFNVHLRTHTGLRPHRCPECGQDFRQVGALKRHKQTHLNVTP, encoded by the exons ATGGCTGCACATCAGACATTGCAGTGTGGTCCTGGGAATCCCCAGGAAGGCCGGGGACCGCAGCTGCCACCGTCTGCACTGCcccagggaagccttcctggcaGGCAGGGACAGGACTCGGAGATGTGGCACGTAGCCTTCAGAGCCTTCACCAGCTCGGAGGACTCAGACCCAGTCCAGGATCTGCAGAAACTCTCTGAGCTCTGTCGTCTGTGGCTGAGGCCGGACCTGCACACCCCAGAACAGATTCTGGACAAGCTGGTGTTGGAGCAGTTCATGATCTCCATGCCCCTAGAGCTCCAGGTCTTGGTCAAGGATTATAACGTGCAGAGTTGCAAAGACTTGGAAGACATTCTGAGACGTCAGGAGAAACCTAAGACATGG ACCATAGTCACCATCGAAGGACAGAAGTTTCTTGTGCCAAATTCAGATGTCCAGATGGCTGGAGTGGAAGTTGGTGATGAGGACCCTGTGATGGGCTTGTCCATGAAGTCCCGGTCCTTCATGTGTGAGGCGGAGGTACATGGCAAGAACAGCCAGGAGGTCAGCCAGGAGCCAGAGAATCAGCCAGAAATCAAGGATGTGTCAAGGGAGCAG GGACAGACAGCTCTCTCGCCAGAGACCATCCCTGAGGAAGGCAACCTGGTGAGAGTGAGACCCACACAGATCCTAGAGGAGGACTTGATGGAAGATCAGGAGGAGATGGCAGTGCTTGCACCTCCAGAGACTCAGCGTCTGGGGTGTCCTG ATtgcaagaaaacatttatttatgaatcACAGTTAACAATTCACCAGAGGTCGCACACTGGAGAGAGGCCCTTCCAGTGCCAGCTTTGTCCAAAGAAGTTCACACAACCTTCAGATCTGCGAGTTCACCAGCGAGTCCACACGGGTGAGAAGCCCTATAGCTGTCAGATCTGTGGAAAGTCCTTCGCCCATGAATCCACGCTGCGAGGCCACCAAAAGGTCCACACGGGGGAGAAGCCGTACTCATGCAAGATCTGTCAGAAGCGTTTTGGCCACAAGGGGAACTTCAACGTCCACTTGCGCACCCACACGGGCCTCAGGCCCCACCGCTGCCCTGAGTGTGGCCAGGACTTCCGTCAGGTGGGGGCTTTGAAACGCCACAAACAAACACATTTGAACGTGACTCCCTGA